CCCATAATCTTGCGCAATGGTGCGTTTAGGATCTGATACCAAGGGAATGTTCATGGGTCCCAGTCCTCCTTGTTTCTTGGGTGTGTTGATCCAAGCCAGGTGACAGAAGTGAGAATCCATGGAAGCACCAATCACTTGGCAGTTGAGTTTCTTAAATTCTTCTGCCCTATCACTGAAAGCAATGATCTCCGTGGGGCACACAAAGGTGAAATCAAGAGGGTAAAAGAAGAACAcaatatattttcctttgtaGTCAGATAGGCTGATGTCTTTGAACTGACCATCTGGCATAACAGCTGTGGCTTTGAAGTTGGGGGCTGGGTGCCCGATTTTAGCATTTCCTGAAGACATTTTGCAGTTCCAACACAGAAGCCTGAGAGACACTGAGAACCGTCCGGAGCCAGGAAGACGAAGCCCTataccatttgttaattttggctttgactgcctgtgcctctggagttttttccaagaagtttttgcctgtgcCAGAGTCTTGttgttttccccaatgttctcttataatttgatgatttcgatcatagatttagatctttaatccattttgactgtatttttgtataaagtataaggaaggggtcttgcttcatacttctgcatgtggaaatccagttgtcgcaggaccatttgttgaagagactgtctttgctcctgggattggttttagctctttggtcaaatataagttggttatagatgtgtggattgatttctggtgtttctattctgttccattggtctatccatctgtttttgtaccagtaccagactgttttgattataactgccctgtagtatgtttttgttgtataagattgctttagctattcaaagtctcctgtgcctccatatgaatttttttttgacaggcagagtggacagtgagagagagagacagagagaaaggtcttcctttttgctgttggttcacctccccaatggctgctgtggccgatgcgctgcagctggcgcaccacgctgatctgaagccaggagctaggtgcttctcctggtctcccatgcgggcgcagggcccaagcacttgggccatcctccactgcactcccgggccacagcagagagctggactggaagaagagcaactgggacagaatccgatgccccaactgggactagaacctggggtgctggtgctgcaggcggaggattagcctattgagccatggcgccggctctccatacgaattttagcatcattttttctagatctgagatgaatgtccttggtattttgattggtatcatattgaatctgtaaatggcttttgggagaatggacattttgatgatacttatttttccaatctatgaacatggaagatttttccttttttttttatcctcttctatttctttttttgatgttttgtaattctcatcttagagatctttgacatccttggttaaatttattccaaggtatttgatttttttggtagctattgtgaatgggattgatcttagacgttctttctcagctgtggcattatctgtgtatgcaaaagcagttgatttttgtatattgactatatatcctgctactttaccaaactcttctatgagttccattcagaaatctaccaacaacagatgctggagaggatgtggggaaatagggacactaacccactgttggtgggaatgcaaactggttaagccactatggaagtcagtctggagattcctcagaaacctgaacatagccctaccatacaacccagccatcccactccttggaatttacccaaaggaaattaatttggctaataaaaaaaccatctgcaccttaatgtttattgcagctcaattcacaatagctaagacctggaaccaacccaaatgcccatcaacagtagactggataaagaaattatgggacatgtactccatagaatactatacagcagtaagaaacaatgaaacccggtcatttgcaacaagatggaggaatctggaaaacatcatgctgagtgaattaagccagtcccaaagagacaaatttcatttgttttccctgatcggcgacaactgagcaccaaaggggaaacctgttgaagtaaaatggacactataagaaacaatgacctgatcagctcttgtcctgactgttgatgtacaatgtaatactttatcatttttagtatttgtcgttgttgttgttgttctagtactagtggttgaactctgtaattaacacacaattattcttaggtgtttaaattttaactgaaaagtgatccctgttaaatttaagagtggaaaaagagagggaggagatgtacaatttgggacatgctcaatcggacttgccccaaatggtggagttagaaatgtgccaggggattccaatacaatcccatcaaggtggcatgtaccaatgccatctcactagtccaagtgatcaatttcagttcacaattgatggctctgataggtctaagagtcaaagggatcacacaaacaagagttccaatagtctcttagtggagtttttggatcccctatatatagaattatgtcatctgtaaatagggatagtttgacttcctccttcccaatttgtatctctttgatttctttttcttgcctattggctctggccaaaacttccaggactgtactgaatagcaatggtaagagtgggcatcctgtctggtaccaggtcTCAGGGTCCCACAGATCTTAAGGCTACCTGCTGACTTCTGCAGGGACACTCTTGTTGCAACACTGGTGGTCTTTGTATCACTCAAGATGTTACTCTTAGAGATAAAAGCAGTTTATGGCCAATGAAATCacacaaaattgaaaatattcttaataatgagacatttaaaaatcttaaaacattgAAAGTTGAACGTTAGCAGGAGACCTTTCAGGTAATAAGCACAATCTTCACACCACCGTTAAAAACAGggataaaagagaaagagaaggaaaatttgGGGGACTTGGTAGTGCAGATGGGGTATTTTTCTCAAACTCATTTCAGCAAAAATCAATGTGTTAGTGGAGGGAATAATTCTGGCTTAAAGAAGAAAGGGTGACCTCAGGAAAGATTTCCAAACCTGAACCCCAGTACTTCCTCCCTGAAGCTGTCTTTCttccactgtctctgcctctctctgcggTCTCCTCCCTTAGTGCAATGCACTTCTCCGTGTAGGTGTCAGCCCAGAGCATCCGTGTAGGAGCCTGCGAGAGCAGACTTACATCATCAGTCTCTCCTGCAACCAGCCCAGTGTGCATGCTTAACAAAGATGCACCCATTGGAAAGGTGCCTGTGTAAGCCCTTgctcactgttcactccccaaaaatctTAAGACCTGCACTGCTCTGTCTCTGACTTCTCATGCATGTTTCTAACAAGGCCAAGTCAGTTCCGAGCTTCTGAAAGGGAGCACTCAGTCTGTTCTTCCTTGAATGCTCCCTGACATCCACCATAGAACTCATAGCCTGGAGCGGGTTTTCTAAATAACTTCTGATCAGCTTTGTAAACAAGTGAGACTCCATTCACAGCTAATTAGGCCTTTCTTTCTCAGGTGTCCCCATTCTCACGGGCTTGCTGTGGCTCCTCCCGTCCCCCAGTGCCACTGCACGTGGTTGGATCACTCAgccaaaagaaggaaaagaagaagccaTAATTAAGTCCCATCACAAAGTATTTTCAGAGAAAATCCTCCTCAGGACCTAAAAAATGTGGGCTAAACATCTCCAATTCCATAATAAGGCTCCTGAGACTCAATAGTGTCCTCTTAATTCTGAGTGATGGATCCAACCCAGCAAGTTGGTTGTGAGAGTGCtttgcctcagttttcccatatGCATAATGGGGTTAATAGCTCCTGCCTCCTACTTTCCCTCCAGTGAGATAATGCTATAATATGTACTGCAGTCTCCAGATGAAAGGCACTATATAAATATCCAATGTTATTAAAGGCCCTTGACATACAGAAGATCATGGAAACTCCATTGCTTATGATGTTCACagcaaaatagataaaaaagatTGCGGTATGCCCAAGGATTTCTTGGCTTC
This window of the Lepus europaeus isolate LE1 chromosome 7, mLepTim1.pri, whole genome shotgun sequence genome carries:
- the LOC133764633 gene encoding peroxiredoxin-1-like, with product MSSGNAKIGHPAPNFKATAVMPDGQFKDISLSDYKGKYIVFFFYPLDFTFVCPTEIIAFSDRAEEFKKLNCQVIGASMDSHFCHLAWINTPKKQGGLGPMNIPLVSDPKRTIAQDYGVLKADEGISFRGLFIIDDKGILRQITVNDLPVGRSVDETLRLVQAFQCTDKHGEVCPAGWKPGSDTIKPDVQKSKEYFSKQK